A genomic stretch from Lathyrus oleraceus cultivar Zhongwan6 chromosome 2, CAAS_Psat_ZW6_1.0, whole genome shotgun sequence includes:
- the LOC127123392 gene encoding E3 ubiquitin-protein ligase SDIR1, whose protein sequence is MSFVFRGARGDIENGFPGFMPERRALRVHAARPSNSNSLTFLVTVLLLFMILNSHQMSPNFLLWLVLGVFLMATMLRMYATCQQLQAQAQAHAAAASGLLGHTELRLHMPPSIALASRGRLQGLRLQLALLDREFDDLDYETLRALDSDNVSTAPSMTEEEINALPVHKYRVSKTQDNSNAAGNSKASDDDLTCSVCLEQVNVGDVLRSLPCLHQFHANCIDPWLRQQGTLELIQNIYHHQ, encoded by the exons ATGAGTTTTGTTTTTCGAGGAGCAAGAGGTGATATAGAAAATGGGTTTCCAGGATTTATGCCTGAGAGGCGTGCATTG CGTGTTCATGCAGCACGTCCTAGTAATTCCAACTCACTCACTTTTCTCGTAACAG TTCTCCTGTTATTCATGATACTGAACTCCCACCAGATGTCACCAAATTTTCTG CTCTGGCTAGTGCTTGGTGTTTTTTTGATGGCTACAATGCTAAGGATGTATGCGACATGTCAACAGCTTCAAGCCCAGGCCCAAGCTCATGCAGCAGCAGCCAGTGGCCTTCTTGGCCACACAGAACTACGGTTGCATATGCCTCCATCGATAGCACTTGCAAGCCGAGGGCGTCTGCAGGGTCTCAGACTTCAGCTGGCACTTCTTGATCGGGAGTTTGATGATCTAG ATTATGAAACTTTAAGAGCTCTGGATTCGGATAATGTTTCTACTGCACCTTCTATGACTGAAGAAGAGATAAATGCTCTTCCAGTTCACAAATACAGGGTTTCT AAAACGCAGGATAATTCAAATGCGGCTGGAAACTCAAAAGCCTCAGATGATGATCTCACCTGCAGTGTATGCTTGGAGCAGGTTAATGTTGGAGATGTACTTCGTAGCTTGCCCTGCCTGCATCAG TTTCATGCTAATTGCATTGATCCTTGGTTGCGGCAACAAGGGAcgttggaattaattcaaaatat ATATCATCATcagtga